The Catharus ustulatus isolate bCatUst1 chromosome 16, bCatUst1.pri.v2, whole genome shotgun sequence genome window below encodes:
- the ZDHHC4 gene encoding palmitoyltransferase ZDHHC4: MDFLTLFLIYLGLVLAVTALLCLCSGRKENFLTRSINRASQVVSLVIPSQLQRVTHQALHRLFHTRSCLFMVLHVALQAAVFGEYTWEVFVYCWELQFHLLLLLLPYLLLAGNLGCFLLCSRANPGTVTKSNAAALVQVYAYDGVLFQRGLVCPTCTVEKPARSKHCSVCRTCVHRFDHHCVWVNNCIGASNAGVFLLYLLSLTATAGALAAVTAAFLIHVLLLSDIMHSTYLDAQGQEHPVEIPFVIQHLFLTFPRIVFMLGFVILLTLVLGGYCSFSLYLALTNQTTNEWCKSRRSGGSPHLPSQPQDRPLVYKNIYSKGIWRNLKEIFNPPAVLERKKKT, encoded by the exons ATGGATTTCCTGACGCTCTTCCTGATCTACCTGGGCCTTGTGCTggctgtcactgccctgctctgcctctgctcgggaaggaaggagaatttCCTCACAAGGAGCATCAACAGGGCAAGCCAG GTGGTGTCGCTGGTGatccccagccagctccagagGGTGACACACCAGGCACTGCACAGGCTCTTCCACACGAG gagctgtttgtTTATGGTCCTGCACGTagccctgcaggctgcagtgtTTGGGGAGTACACCTGGGAGGTGTTTGTGtactgctgggagctgcagttccacctcctgctgctgctcctgccctacctgctgctggctgggaacCTGGgctgcttcctgctctgctcccgGGCCAATCCTG GTACAGTGACAAAATCCAACGCTGCAGCCCTGGTTCAGGTTTATGCCTATGATGGGGTGCTGTTTCAGAGAGGCCTCGTGTGCCCCACGTGCACTGTGGAGAAGCCAGCCAGGTCCAAGCACTGCA gtgtgtgcaggacGTGCGTGCATCGCTTTGACCATCACTGTGTGTGGGTCAACAACTGCATCGGGGCCTCCAACGCTGGCGTGTTCCTGCTCTACCTGCTGTCcctgacagccacagctggggccctggctgctgtcactgctgcattCCTCATCCacgtgctgctgctctctgacaTCATGCACAGCACCTACCTGgatgcccagggacaggagcacccCGTGGAGATTCCCTTTGTCATCCAG cACCTTTTCTTGACTTTCCCTAGGATTGTCTTCATGCTGGGCTTTGTCATCCTGCTCACCCTGGTGCTGGGGGGATATTGCTCCTTCAGTCTGTACCTGGCGCTCACCAACCAAACCACCAATGAATGGTGCAAGTCCCGAAGGTCTGGGGGCTCCCCCCATCTCCCCTCACAGCCTCAGGACAGACCCCTGGTCtacaaaaacatttattctAAAGGGATCTGGAGGAATTTAAAGGAAATCTTTAACCCTCCTGCAGTGttggaaaggaagaagaaaacatga